Within the Staphylococcus warneri genome, the region TTCATTTCAGAAACGCGAATTGAACCGTCACTGTTTACACTTTCAACGTAAGCAACATGACCAAATCCACCTTGAGTTGTTTGTAAAATAGCACCTGCTGCTGGGCGATTATTTACAGTGTAACCTGCAGCTGCTGCAGCGTTTGCCCAATTATTAGCATTACCCCAAGTTGAACCAACTTTTCCACCTACACGGTCATATACATAATATGTACATTGTCCAGCAGTGTATAAGTTTCCGCCATTTGAAGTTGCTCTTGATAATGAAATACCATTTGAAGATGGTGCAGATGTCGTAGTTACATGTACGTTATGGCTTGTTGCTGAATAACTAGCACCTAAACCGCCTGTACGTTGTGGTGTGTTATAAGCTTGAGTGTTATAGCCATAATCATAATTATTATAATTGTAGTTATTGTAATTGTTGTAAGCTTGAGTATTGTAACCATAATCGTAGCTGTTATTATGGTTTACTTTGTCTGGGC harbors:
- a CDS encoding CHAP domain-containing protein produces the protein MKKIATATIATAGIATFAFANHDAQAAENNNGGYNPNDPTSYSYSYTIDQQGNYHYTWQGNWSPDKVNHNNSYDYGYNTQAYNNYNNYNYNNYDYGYNTQAYNTPQRTGGLGASYSATSHNVHVTTTSAPSSNGISLSRATSNGGNLYTAGQCTYYVYDRVGGKVGSTWGNANNWANAAAAAGYTVNNRPAAGAILQTTQGGFGHVAYVESVNSDGSIRVSEMNYGHGPGVVTSRTISASQAGSYNYIH